A window from Musa acuminata AAA Group cultivar baxijiao chromosome BXJ3-10, Cavendish_Baxijiao_AAA, whole genome shotgun sequence encodes these proteins:
- the LOC104000886 gene encoding uncharacterized protein LOC104000886 isoform X2, whose amino-acid sequence MSRPDRSDAHLPPEEAARVEAATREYFEGIAPKRHTKPSRSEYSSVYSDALQSADPDSVPELDKLRHLEACRQLACDGHEVAEEYVETEYYKDLRCIDKQHHTTGTGFIKVEKSGRSSFVLGPVSDASSYQASCKGNPATNEWIPSADIVIPNSNKPKRSEN is encoded by the exons atgtCGAGGCCGGATCGCAGCGACGCTCATCTGCCGCCGGAAGAGGCGGCGAGGGTGGAGGCGGCTACGAGGGAGTACTTCGAGGGGATCGCCCCCAAGCGCCACACCAAACCCTCCCGGAGCGAGTACTCCTCTGTCTACTCGGACGCCCTCCAGTCGGCCGATCCTGACTCCGTCCCCGAGCTTGACAAGCTCCGGCATCTCGAGGCCTGTCGCCAG CTAGCTTGCGATGGCCATGAAGTGGCAGAAGAATACGTCGAGACGGAGTATTACAAGGATCTCCGCTGCATCGACAAGCAGCATCACACG ACAGGAACTGGTTTCATCAAGGTGGAAAAGTCCGGCAGAAGTAGCTTTGTCCTAGGACCAGTATCTGATGCATCTAGCTACCAGGCATCTTGCAAGGGGAATCCAGCTACAAACGAATGGATTCCATCTGCTGATATA GTTATCCCAAATTCAAACAAGCCTAAGAGGAGTGAGAATTAG
- the LOC104000886 gene encoding uncharacterized protein LOC104000886 isoform X1, whose product MSRPDRSDAHLPPEEAARVEAATREYFEGIAPKRHTKPSRSEYSSVYSDALQSADPDSVPELDKLRHLEACRQKLACDGHEVAEEYVETEYYKDLRCIDKQHHTTGTGFIKVEKSGRSSFVLGPVSDASSYQASCKGNPATNEWIPSADIVIPNSNKPKRSEN is encoded by the exons atgtCGAGGCCGGATCGCAGCGACGCTCATCTGCCGCCGGAAGAGGCGGCGAGGGTGGAGGCGGCTACGAGGGAGTACTTCGAGGGGATCGCCCCCAAGCGCCACACCAAACCCTCCCGGAGCGAGTACTCCTCTGTCTACTCGGACGCCCTCCAGTCGGCCGATCCTGACTCCGTCCCCGAGCTTGACAAGCTCCGGCATCTCGAGGCCTGTCGCCAG AAGCTAGCTTGCGATGGCCATGAAGTGGCAGAAGAATACGTCGAGACGGAGTATTACAAGGATCTCCGCTGCATCGACAAGCAGCATCACACG ACAGGAACTGGTTTCATCAAGGTGGAAAAGTCCGGCAGAAGTAGCTTTGTCCTAGGACCAGTATCTGATGCATCTAGCTACCAGGCATCTTGCAAGGGGAATCCAGCTACAAACGAATGGATTCCATCTGCTGATATA GTTATCCCAAATTCAAACAAGCCTAAGAGGAGTGAGAATTAG
- the LOC104000886 gene encoding uncharacterized protein LOC104000886 isoform X3: MSRPDRSDAHLPPEEAARVEAATREYFEGIAPKRHTKPSRSEYSSVYSDALQSADPDSVPELDKLRHLEACRQKLACDGHEVAEEYVETEYYKDLRCIDKQHHTTGTGFIKVEKSGRSSFVLGPVSDASSYQASCKGNPATNEWIPSADIV, encoded by the exons atgtCGAGGCCGGATCGCAGCGACGCTCATCTGCCGCCGGAAGAGGCGGCGAGGGTGGAGGCGGCTACGAGGGAGTACTTCGAGGGGATCGCCCCCAAGCGCCACACCAAACCCTCCCGGAGCGAGTACTCCTCTGTCTACTCGGACGCCCTCCAGTCGGCCGATCCTGACTCCGTCCCCGAGCTTGACAAGCTCCGGCATCTCGAGGCCTGTCGCCAG AAGCTAGCTTGCGATGGCCATGAAGTGGCAGAAGAATACGTCGAGACGGAGTATTACAAGGATCTCCGCTGCATCGACAAGCAGCATCACACG ACAGGAACTGGTTTCATCAAGGTGGAAAAGTCCGGCAGAAGTAGCTTTGTCCTAGGACCAGTATCTGATGCATCTAGCTACCAGGCATCTTGCAAGGGGAATCCAGCTACAAACGAATGGATTCCATCTGCTGATATAGTATGA
- the LOC104000885 gene encoding protein GRAVITROPIC IN THE LIGHT 1 — translation MANKVTTISDLLQRVASSCLTHRLPGGHALEEGDCDEGEIDRAEEAKAQPNEEEEEEGLRIWEEDGQRASTVPGFSHKVKIREMEGFMYEVFDAVSAVKRAYVGLQEAHNPWDPEKLRVADAAVVAELRKLGRLRDRFRRGCVSPSAAGPTAVPLRDAVAPYEATIEDLKRQLRAKEVEAESIKEKLRSATLGSSGRRGRLYSSKRFGCVAVPGAPGTATPELFEAYMERVKFASKSFTGHLLSLMRSARWDIVAAVRTIIDAGGGDDAEDRPLAIPDLEPRDAKYALESYVNRMLFQGFENETFYLEGSLSSLINPAEFRRDRFTQFRDMRGMEPEQLLGILPRCPFGRFAASKYLAVVHAKLEESLFGAGSEQRRQVLEGAHPRTGFYSEFLRLAKAVWLLHLLAFALDPAPSHFEASRGADFHPRYMESVVRFAGGRVPPGLVVGFPVGPGFKLGDGSVIRARVYLVRGTLPRPQ, via the exons ATGGCGAACAAAGTGACAACCATCTCCGATCTGCTTCAACGAGTCGCCTCCTCCTGTCTCACACATCGTCTTCCCGGAGGCCACGCGCTCGAAGAAGGCGACTGCGATGAGGGCGAAATTGATCGGGCTGAGGAAGCAAAGGCACAACCcaacgaagaagaggaggaggagggtcttAGGATCTGGGAAGAGGACGGTCAAAGGGCATCCACTGTCCCTGGATTTTCCCACAAGGTCAAGATCAGGGAGATGGAGGGGTTCATGTACGAGGTGTTCGATGCGGTCTCCGCGGTGAAGCGGGCGTACGTGGGTCTTCAGGAGGCGCACAACCCGTGGGACCCGGAGAAGTTGCGGGTGGCCGACGCGGCGGTGGTGGCTGAGCTCCGGAAGCTGGGGAGGCTGAGGGATCGGTTCCGGCGGGGGTGCGTCAGCCCCTCCGCCGCTGGGCCGACGGCGGTGCCGCTGAGGGATGCGGTGGCGCCGTACGAGGCGACGATCGAAGATCTCAAGAGACAGCTGAGGGCGAAGGAAGTGGAGGCGGAGAGCATCAAGGAGAAACTGCGGAGCGCCACGCTCGGCAGCTCGGGAAGGAGAGGGCGGCTCTATTCCAGCAAGAGGTTCGGATGCGTCGCTGTCCCCG GTGCGCCGGGCACGGCCACGCCGGAGCTGTTCGAGGCGTACATGGAGAGAGTGAAGTTTGCGTCCAAGTCCTTCACCGGCCACCTCCTCTCCCTCATGCGCTCCGCCCGCTGGGACATCGTCGCCGCCGTCAGGACCATCATCGATGCAGGCGGCGGCGACGACGCCGAAGACCGTCCTCTGGCCATCCCCGACCTGGAGCCCCGCGACGCCAAGTACGCCCTGGAGTCGTACGTGAACCGCATGTTGTTCCAAGGGTTTGAGAACGAGACATTCTACCTAGAGGGGTCGCTGAGCTCGCTGATCAACCCGGCGGAGTTCCGGCGCGACCGCTTCACCCAGTTCCGGGACATGCGGGGGATGGAACCGGAGCAGCTGCTGGGCATTCTCCCCAGGTGCCCCTTCGGGCGATTCGCGGCCAGCAAGTACCTGGCTGTCGTGCACGCGAAGTTGGAGGAGTCGCTGTTCGGCGCCGGgtcggagcagcggcggcaagtgcTGGAGGGGGCGCATCCGCGGACGGGGTTCTACAGTGAGTTCCTCCGGCTGGCCAAGGCGGTGTGGCTGCTCCACCTGCTGGCCTTCGCGCTGGACCCGGCGCCGTCCCACTTCGAGGCGAGCAGGGGGGCGGACTTCCATCCTCGCTACATGGAGAGCGTCGTCCGGTTTGCGGGAGGGCGCGTGCCGCCCGGCTTGGTTGTTGGGTTTCCGGTCGGGCCGGGCTTTAAGCTTGGTGACGGATCGGTGATCCGCGCCAGGGTCTACCTCGTCCGCGGGACCCTCCCTCGGCCTCAGTGA
- the LOC104000884 gene encoding LIM domain-containing protein WLIM2b encodes MAFNFTGTQQKCKACDKTVYLMDQLTADGVVFHKSCFKCNHCKGTLTLSTYSSMEGVLYCKPHFEQLFKESGNFNKNFQSPAKSAEKAPELTRSTSKAASMFSGTQEKCATCTKTAYPLEKVTVEGQAYHKSCFKCSHGGCSITPSNYAALEGILYCKHHFSQLFKEKGSYNHLIKSASIKRAAATAPDL; translated from the exons ATGGCGTTCAACTTCACGGGCACGCAGCAGAAATGCAAGGCCTGCGACAAGACGGTCTACCTGATGGATCAGTTGACCGCCGATGGCGTCGTCTTCCACAAGTCCTGCTTTAAGTGCAACCACTGCAAAGGAACCCTCACG CTAAGTACATATTCTTCAATGGAAGGTGTTTTGTATTGTAAGCCTCATTTTGAACAGCTCTTCAAAGAATCTGGCAACTTCAACAAGAATTTTCAGTCAC CTGCAAAATCAGCTGAAAAAGCCCCAGAATTG ACTAGGTCTACCAGCAAAGCTGCCAGTATGTTTTCAGGAACACAAGAAAAATGTGCCACTTGCACGAAAACAGCATATCCTCTTGAAAAG GTGACTGTTGAAGGACAGGCATATCACAAGTCCTGTTTCAAATGTTCTCATGGAGGCTGCTCGATTACCCCTTCAAACTATGCAGCTCTTGAAGGGATCCTCTATTGCAAGCACCATTTCTCCCAGCTTTTTAAGGAAAAGGGAAGTTACAACCATCTAATCAAGTCTGCTTCGATTAAGCGTGCAGCAGCAACCGCCCCAGATCTCTAG
- the LOC135650486 gene encoding proliferating cell nuclear antigen: MLELRLVQGSLLKKVLESIRELVTDANFDCSATGFSLQAMDSSHVALVALLLRSEGFEHYRCDRNLSMGMNLNNVSKMLRCAGNDDIITVKADDGSDTVTFMFESPNQDKIADFEMKLMDIDSEHLGIPDAEYQAIVRMPSSEFARICKDLSSIGDTVIISVTKEGVKFSTAGDIGTANIVCRQNKTVDKPEEATIIEMQEPVSLTFALRYLNSFTKATPLSETVAISLSSDLPVVVEYKIAEMGYIRFYLAPKIEEDDDMKP, from the exons ATGTTGGAGTTGCGGTTGGTTCAAGGCAGCCTCCTGAAGAAGGTGCTGGAATCAATCAGGGAGTTGGTCACCGATGCCAACTTCGATTGCTCCGCCACCGGTTTCTCCCTCCAGGCCATGGACTCCAGCCACGTCGCCCTCGTCGCTCTCCTCCTCCGATCCGAGGGCTTCGAACACTACCGCTGCGATCGCAACCTCTCCATGGGCATGAACCTGAACAACGTGTCCAAGATGCTCCGCTGCGCCGGCAACGACGACATCATCACCGTCAAGGCCGATGACGGCAGCGACACCGTCACTTTCATGTTTGAAAGCCCCA ATCAAGACAAGATCGCCGATTTCGAGATGAAGCTAATGGACATCGACAGCGAGCATCTTGGCATTCCGGACGCAGAGTACCAAGCTATTGTTCGGATGCCGTCTTCAGAATTTGCAAGGATATGCAAGGATCTGAGCAGCATTGGGGACACTG TGATCATTTCAGTGACCAAGGAAGGTGTGAAGTTTTCGACCGCAGGAGACATTGGAACTGCAAACATCGTTTGCAGGCAGAACAAGACTGTGGACAAG CCTGAGGAAGCCACCATCATAGAGATGCAAGAGCCCGTTTCATTAACCTTTGCTCTGAGGTACTTGAACTCCTTCACCAAGGCAACGCCGCTCTCTGAGACTGTGGCCATAAGTCTCTCGTCCGATCTGCCTGTGGTGGTCGAGTACAAGATTGCAGAGATGGGATACATTAGGTTTTACCTGGCACCCAAGATCGAGGAGGATGATGACATGAAGCCATGA
- the LOC104000882 gene encoding mitochondrial import inner membrane translocase subunit TIM10, with the protein MAAKNGASSIEKEQIFGMAEKEMEYRVDLFNRLTQTCFDKCIEKRYKESELNMGENSCIDRCVSKYWQVTNIVGQLLGSNRPPM; encoded by the exons ATGGCTGCTAAAAATGGCGCAAGCAGCATCGAGAAAGAGCAG ATTTTTGGAATGGCAGAGAAAGAAATGGAGTACAGGGTGGATCTCTTCAACAG GCTCACACAGACATGTTTCGATAAATGTATCGAGAAAAG GTACAAGGAATCTGAGCTCAACATGGGTGAAAACAGTTGCATTGATCGATGCGTTTCAAAATATTGGCAG GTGACAAATATAGTTGGGCAACTACTTGGTTCGAACAGGCCTCCAATGTGA